TGTGTCGGGCTATATGCACCTTAAGTTCGGGAATGTGAATAGCCGCCTGTTCAAAGTCGTCCTGATTCCCGGAGTTATTGGTGCGGCTTTAGGCGCGTTTCTCATTACGAAACTGGCCGACATGGAACTGGTGGCCAATTACTTAACTCCGGCCATTTCCGTTTATACCGCTATTCTTGGTATTTTGATTCTTAAAAAGGCTCTAATAAAACGTCAGAAGAAGAAGCCAGTTCGCCAGATTGGCCTGCTGGCCTGGTTTGGAGGGTTTGTGGATGCCATTGGTGGTGGTGGCTGGGGACCTATCGTCAACTCGACACTCATTGCAGCAGGCCGACATCCGCGTTATACCATTGGGTCGGTCAATCTGGCTGAGTTCTTTGTCTCGTTTGCATCGTCAGTTGTTTTTGCTTTATACGCTGGTCTTGATAATTACGGACTGGTTATTGTTGGTCTAATCCTTGGCGGTATGATTGCCGCTCCGATTGCCGCCCGGCTGGCACAAAAACTACCCGTTAAAACCATGATGATATTGGTTGGGATTGTCATCATCATCGTAAGTTTGCGGAAAATCATTAAGTTTTTCTGACAGGTCTAACAGAATGTACAGGATTCAGGTGTAGAAAAATTCTGTTCCCCGTTATTACTTCTGTCAAAGTAAGTCTATGAAAAAACAAACCAAAGCCATTCGCATCCAAACAGCCAAATCGCTGAATCGCGAACATTCTGTCCCGTTATACCTTACATCGAGTTTTGCCTTTGACAGTGCTGAGCAGGGTAAAGCGCTGTTCGATGAAACCGAAGAGGGCAATATCTACTCACGCTTCTCGAACCCAAACGTTTCGGAGTTTGTGGAGAAA
This window of the Spirosoma aerolatum genome carries:
- a CDS encoding sulfite exporter TauE/SafE family protein codes for the protein MSQPLAPTSDSAGNTITLTGPEIDLNGLTITLKGTNAARQAEVLRAAYPTATIETGSSQPLLRRRNRTEIAIYVFAALALMIVGHLLFSYFTLDRLTVIADTIHVTPDIFYFIMAGFVAQMIDGALGMAYGVTATTFLTSVGISPVFATASVHSSEIFTSGVSGYMHLKFGNVNSRLFKVVLIPGVIGAALGAFLITKLADMELVANYLTPAISVYTAILGILILKKALIKRQKKKPVRQIGLLAWFGGFVDAIGGGGWGPIVNSTLIAAGRHPRYTIGSVNLAEFFVSFASSVVFALYAGLDNYGLVIVGLILGGMIAAPIAARLAQKLPVKTMMILVGIVIIIVSLRKIIKFF